GGCCTTTACCGTTGAAAGGGTCTCCTGCGGATGGAACCTTATACCACCTTTTGCCGGTCCTCTGGCGATGTTGTGCCTCACTCTGAAGCCTGTAAATACCTTCACTTTACCGTCATCCATTTTGACGGGTATGCTCACCTGAAGGATCTTCTGAGGCGAGCTCAATATCTCCAGAGCCTGCTCATCTAGATTCAAAACTTTTGCAGCCTTTCTAAGCTGTTTCAGCGCGATCTCAAACGGATCTTCTTCCACTTCGTTAGTTACCTGCGAAGGCTTTGTTTCCTTCGCGACCTCAAGTGGATCTGCTTTTCCTGACATTCAAGTCACCATGTCCATAAGGACATACCATAATTACGATTATATAATTTAATTTTATCTGAATGTATCTATCACACAATGCGAAATATTTGCTTTGCAATCATTGTCATGCCGTCCATGGTTCTAAATATATAATATAAAAAATTAATGTAAAGTAAATGAATTATCCGGAAGAAATATATTATATTAGTATTAGCATATTATTATCCCATAACATACCTCCATATTGATAGGTGTAATGTAAAATAAAGATGAATCGACGAAGCAATGCAGAGAAATTTATGCAACCATCGTATCATACTGCATGCATTTTCTCAGTAAATACAGGTTCATAGTTGTGGGTCACAGGGGGCTCCCGTCCATGCGCCTTGAAAATACACTTGAATCATTTGATGCAGCCTTTAGAGCAGGACTACCTGCAGTTGAACTGGACGTTCAACATTCCTCAGACGGTGTTCCCGTAGTCTTTCATGACTTCGATCTGACGAGACTGGCAGGAAGAAATGAGAAAATATCGGATCTTAAATGGGAAGAGCTCTCAAAGATAAAGCTGGAGACAAATGCACGTATACCTCGTCTCGATGAAGTCCTCTCGCAGTTTAAAGAACACAATTTTTTCATTGAGATAAAGGTGGAAAAGTTCGGGCAGAGGGAGATGAAACTTACAGAAGATGTTGCGGAAATGATCATAAATAATGATATGAAGGAACAGGTTGTCTTGATATCCTTTGAAAAACAGGTATTGAAGTATATCCACGATCATTATGACGACATGATAACAGGCCTGGATTTTGAATCACCTGAAGAGGTTCAGTATGCCCTGGAAACAGATGTTGCACTGCCTTATCATGGTCTTGTGGATGATGTATTCGAACAGATAAGTATGAAGCAGGTCATTCCCTGGACGGTGGACAGCCAGGAGATAGCAAAGCATCTCAAGGAAATCGGCTGTAAGGGTATAATAACCAACGTTGGAGACAGGATGATGGGACTGATGGAGTGATGATGATGTCGGAGAGGATTGCTGTCATAGGTGCTGGAATAAATGGTGTTTTTTCTGCCTACTATCTGTCAACATCAGGGTACGATGTCACCTTATTCGATCGCGGCGATATAGATTCTGGGACTTCTGGAAGGTTTCATGGGATGCTTCACAGTGGAGCAAGATATGCAACGAACGATCCAATATCAGCCAAGGAATGCATAACAGAAAACAGGAGAATAAGCGGAATCGCGGGGAGATTTGTAGAGGATACTGGTGGATATTTTATAGCCGCAAATGAAGAAGAAGCGCAGTTTGGTGACGATTTATATGAGGCATGCAGGAGGGTAGGTATAGATATTTCTGAACTGCCGCTTGATGATTTCGTAAAGAATAATCCGAAGCTAAGCAGATCAAGAAGGGTGATGATGGTCCCGGACAAGGTCATAAGATCTTACGAATTCGTGGTCACGGTAGCGGCCGCTGCACATCTAGCAGGCACAAAGATAAGGACGTTTTCTGACGTTAAGAGGATAGAGATCGACGGAGATTCTGTTTCCGGTATTGAGTATGAACGGGCAGGAAAGATGGCAACTGAGAAATTTGATATGGTGATCAATGCTACCGGTCCATTTTCAGGGAAGATCCTTGAGCAGTCCGGACTGGATCAGACACCGGTCATGCCTTCGGCAGGCGTGATGGTTGTACTTGAAGGACAGGTTTCAAGATCCATAATAAACAGAATGCGAGAACCATCCGATGCAGATATACTGCTTCCATACTGGAATAATTCAATTCTGGGCACCTCAGCAGTAGTTGTAGAGGATCCTGATCAATTCAGGCCAGAGATGGAGGATATTCAAATGATGATAGACGACATGGCGGATCTCATCCCTGAGGTGAAGAATATGAAGATCAGACGGTATTATTATTCCGTAAGACCTCTGGTGGAAGAGGAATCTGAGGATTCAAGAACCGCCAGCAGAAGTTTCAGGATAGTCAGTCAGGAAGGACTCAACGACACCCTGTTAAGTGTTGTGGGGGGAAAGTTCACGACAGGCCGCCTGGTCGGTGAAGAGATTGCTAGAAGGATAATCGAACATTATGGAACTGGTAGGAATCTGAAAGATCCCGATATAGACGGTACGATCGAGACATTCGAAGAACGATATTCCAGAGATCCAGTGATGGCGAGATCCATGAGCCGCAGGGGTACCATTGATGAGGAGTATGCCGGCATAGCCGAGGCATACGCCATATCAGCGATAATAGGTGGTGAAAGATGATCTATTCCGGATCGATTGAGATAAAAATTCCTGATGGAGCTGCCATAGAGTTGCTTCATGATCCAGAAAAGCTCGGACCATGCCTTCCAGGCGTGAGTTCATTTGAAAAAGAGGGTGAAGGATACAGCTGCAAGGTCAAACTTGACGTTTCATCCATGAAGTCCTCATATCTGAGCAAGATATCAGGGAAACTGAACTTTTCC
The Thermoplasma sp. Kam2015 genome window above contains:
- a CDS encoding glycerophosphodiester phosphodiesterase, coding for MHFLSKYRFIVVGHRGLPSMRLENTLESFDAAFRAGLPAVELDVQHSSDGVPVVFHDFDLTRLAGRNEKISDLKWEELSKIKLETNARIPRLDEVLSQFKEHNFFIEIKVEKFGQREMKLTEDVAEMIINNDMKEQVVLISFEKQVLKYIHDHYDDMITGLDFESPEEVQYALETDVALPYHGLVDDVFEQISMKQVIPWTVDSQEIAKHLKEIGCKGIITNVGDRMMGLME
- a CDS encoding FAD-dependent oxidoreductase, which codes for MSERIAVIGAGINGVFSAYYLSTSGYDVTLFDRGDIDSGTSGRFHGMLHSGARYATNDPISAKECITENRRISGIAGRFVEDTGGYFIAANEEEAQFGDDLYEACRRVGIDISELPLDDFVKNNPKLSRSRRVMMVPDKVIRSYEFVVTVAAAAHLAGTKIRTFSDVKRIEIDGDSVSGIEYERAGKMATEKFDMVINATGPFSGKILEQSGLDQTPVMPSAGVMVVLEGQVSRSIINRMREPSDADILLPYWNNSILGTSAVVVEDPDQFRPEMEDIQMMIDDMADLIPEVKNMKIRRYYYSVRPLVEEESEDSRTASRSFRIVSQEGLNDTLLSVVGGKFTTGRLVGEEIARRIIEHYGTGRNLKDPDIDGTIETFEERYSRDPVMARSMSRRGTIDEEYAGIAEAYAISAIIGGER